Proteins from a genomic interval of Nitrosomonas sp.:
- the rpsA gene encoding 30S ribosomal protein S1 codes for MTTATTSVTSSMESFAQLFEESLSQKEMRVGEIITAEIIRIDFNFVVVNAGLKSESYIPIEEFKNDRGEIEAKVGEFVSVAIEALENGYGETRLSRDKAKRLSAWFDLETAMEEGRIVTGMVNGKVKGGLTATVNGIRAFLPGSLVDVRPVKDMTPYENKEMEFKVIKLDRKRNNVVVSRRAVLEATLGADRDALLSNLEEGATVQGIVKNITDYGAFVDLGGIDGLLHITDLAWRRVKHPSEVISVGDEVTAKILKFDKEKNRVSLGMKQLTEDPWVGLSRRYPHGTRLFGKVTNMTDYGVFVEIEQGIEGLVHVSEMDWTNKNIYPSKIVQLGDEVEVMILEIDEDRRRISLGMKQCKPNPWDEFALTHEKGDKVSGQIRSITDFGLFIGLPGNIDGLVHLSDLSWIQPGEKAILEFKKGDEVEAVVLSIDVEKERISLGVKQLEGDPFTVYVASNDKNSLVKGVVKSVDAKGAVVALTEDVEGYLRASELSHDKVEDIRLQLKEGDEIEAKIINIDRKTRNISLSVKSKLKEEEDKAVKVVASSPAPANAGTTNLGALLRAKIESKASGADDGKSSEEQ; via the coding sequence ATGACTACTGCTACTACCAGCGTGACAAGTTCTATGGAAAGTTTTGCGCAACTCTTTGAAGAAAGCCTCTCGCAAAAAGAAATGCGGGTCGGGGAAATAATAACTGCTGAAATTATTCGCATTGATTTTAATTTTGTGGTTGTTAATGCTGGTTTGAAATCAGAGAGCTATATTCCAATTGAGGAATTCAAGAATGACAGAGGCGAAATTGAAGCGAAGGTAGGGGAGTTTGTCAGTGTTGCCATTGAAGCACTGGAAAATGGTTATGGAGAAACCCGGTTATCACGAGATAAAGCCAAGCGCTTGAGTGCCTGGTTTGATCTGGAAACGGCCATGGAAGAGGGCAGGATTGTAACCGGCATGGTCAACGGCAAGGTTAAGGGTGGCTTGACTGCAACTGTTAACGGTATTCGTGCATTTTTGCCAGGGTCTTTGGTGGACGTCCGGCCTGTCAAGGATATGACACCTTATGAAAATAAGGAAATGGAATTCAAGGTTATTAAGCTTGATCGTAAGCGTAATAACGTAGTGGTTTCACGGCGAGCTGTTCTCGAGGCAACTTTGGGTGCGGATCGTGATGCGTTACTGTCAAACCTGGAAGAAGGGGCAACAGTACAGGGGATTGTTAAAAATATCACGGATTATGGTGCGTTTGTTGATCTGGGTGGTATTGATGGATTGCTGCACATAACCGATCTTGCATGGCGACGTGTTAAGCATCCTAGTGAGGTGATCAGTGTTGGGGACGAGGTCACCGCTAAAATACTAAAATTTGATAAAGAGAAAAATCGTGTTTCTCTGGGAATGAAACAGTTAACGGAAGATCCCTGGGTCGGTCTATCACGTCGTTATCCACATGGTACCCGTCTGTTTGGCAAAGTGACCAATATGACGGATTACGGTGTATTTGTTGAAATAGAGCAGGGAATAGAAGGATTGGTGCATGTTTCGGAAATGGATTGGACGAACAAGAATATTTATCCATCCAAGATCGTTCAGCTTGGTGATGAGGTTGAGGTAATGATTCTTGAAATTGATGAAGATCGTCGACGGATTTCTCTGGGTATGAAGCAATGCAAACCTAATCCATGGGATGAATTTGCGCTGACTCACGAGAAGGGAGACAAAGTGAGCGGACAGATTAGATCGATTACGGATTTTGGCTTGTTTATTGGCTTGCCTGGTAATATTGATGGTCTGGTGCATTTGTCTGATCTCTCCTGGATACAGCCTGGCGAAAAAGCGATTCTGGAATTCAAAAAGGGAGACGAAGTCGAAGCGGTTGTATTGTCCATTGATGTTGAGAAAGAGCGAATTTCGCTGGGTGTTAAGCAACTGGAAGGCGATCCTTTTACCGTTTATGTGGCATCAAATGATAAAAACAGTCTTGTTAAGGGTGTCGTTAAATCCGTAGATGCGAAGGGCGCAGTTGTTGCGCTGACTGAAGATGTAGAAGGTTATCTGCGCGCATCCGAATTGTCGCACGATAAAGTTGAAGATATTCGCCTGCAACTAAAGGAAGGTGATGAGATTGAAGCTAAAATCATTAATATTGATCGTAAGACCCGTAATATCAGTTTGTCAGTTAAATCGAAATTAAAAGAAGAAGAAGATAAAGCGGTGAAAGTAGTTGCTTCATCGCCTGCTCCGGCCAATGCAGGAACGACCAACCTTGGTGCATTGCTGAGGGCCAAGATTGAGAGCAAGGCTTCCGGAGCGGATGACGGTAAAAGTTCTGAAGAACAATAA
- a CDS encoding IS66 family transposase: MNSLAQLDQLNLDTATKQQVVNLVQAFQLDLTQQTQQTVYALELKIQALTLELAHLRRIRFGRKNEALSALSPRQLSLFEESALTDITAIEAEIEQINSTPTPNATKVPRTRAGRQPLPDHLPRIEHRHEPASCQCDRCGCDLTNIREDITEQLDVEPARFFVHRHIRPQYACKSCETITAEPVPPAVIDGGMAAPGLLAWVMTNKYLNHLPLYRLEQIAARDQVTLPRSTLAEWVGRTGVALQPLVDRLTWHLLQGNTLHADETPVAQLEPGRGKTRKAYLWAYRSNDLEPGPRIIVFDYQAGRSGQHARHFLQNWQGHLMVDDYAGYKALFSTATSPCVELACWAHARRKFFDLYQANASTMALAAIQRISVLYAIEAEGKDLSIEDRLQLRADRSLPALHALHDWLMQTRSQTANGGGSAKALDYTLRRWPGLIRYAQTGSLPIDNNPVENTIRPIAIGKKNWLFTGSERAGQRAAAIQTLFGTAQLNKLDPAAWLADTLARLPTWPNNRIDELLPLTPAFIQSLKQQER; the protein is encoded by the coding sequence ATGAATTCACTGGCGCAACTGGATCAACTCAACCTCGATACGGCCACCAAACAACAGGTGGTCAATCTGGTTCAGGCATTTCAGCTTGATCTGACCCAGCAAACACAGCAGACAGTTTATGCGCTGGAACTCAAGATTCAGGCGCTCACCCTGGAATTGGCGCATCTGCGCCGTATCCGATTTGGCAGGAAAAATGAAGCGTTGTCTGCCTTGTCACCCAGGCAGCTTTCTTTGTTTGAAGAATCGGCGCTGACCGATATCACGGCCATTGAGGCTGAAATCGAACAGATCAACAGCACACCAACCCCCAATGCCACCAAAGTGCCGCGTACCCGCGCCGGTCGTCAGCCGCTGCCAGATCACCTGCCGCGCATCGAACACCGGCATGAACCCGCATCCTGCCAATGTGACCGATGCGGTTGCGATCTGACTAATATCAGAGAAGACATCACCGAGCAGCTCGACGTGGAACCCGCCAGATTCTTCGTTCATCGCCACATTCGCCCACAGTACGCCTGCAAATCCTGTGAAACCATCACGGCAGAACCCGTGCCACCGGCAGTCATCGATGGCGGCATGGCCGCCCCGGGCCTGCTTGCCTGGGTGATGACAAACAAATACCTGAATCACCTGCCACTTTATCGCCTGGAGCAGATTGCTGCCCGTGACCAGGTCACGCTGCCCCGTTCCACCCTGGCCGAATGGGTAGGCCGTACCGGCGTAGCCCTGCAACCATTGGTCGATCGCCTAACCTGGCATCTACTGCAGGGCAACACGCTGCATGCCGATGAAACACCAGTTGCACAATTGGAACCCGGTCGCGGCAAAACCCGTAAAGCCTACCTGTGGGCCTACCGCAGCAATGATCTTGAACCCGGGCCGCGTATCATCGTCTTCGACTATCAAGCTGGCCGTAGCGGTCAGCATGCGCGGCACTTTCTGCAAAATTGGCAAGGACACCTGATGGTCGATGACTATGCTGGGTATAAAGCACTTTTTTCCACAGCCACATCGCCTTGCGTCGAATTGGCGTGCTGGGCGCATGCGCGACGCAAATTCTTTGACCTGTACCAGGCCAATGCCAGCACGATGGCATTGGCAGCGATACAGCGCATCAGCGTCTTATACGCAATCGAAGCAGAAGGCAAAGACCTGAGCATCGAAGATCGTCTGCAACTGCGGGCAGACAGAAGCCTGCCCGCACTGCATGCATTGCATGACTGGCTGATGCAAACCCGTAGCCAGACCGCAAATGGCGGCGGCTCCGCCAAAGCACTCGACTATACCCTCAGACGCTGGCCAGGTCTCATCCGCTACGCACAAACCGGCTCTCTTCCGATCGACAACAACCCGGTGGAGAACACCATCCGCCCGATCGCAATCGGCAAAAAGAATTGGCTATTCACCGGATCGGAACGTGCCGGTCAACGCGCCGCTGCCATTCAAACCTTGTTCGGTACCGCGCAACTCAACAAACTCGATCCCGCCGCATGGCTTGCAGACACCCTCGCCAGACTACCGACCTGGCCCAATAACCGCATCGATGAATTGCTGCCACTTACACCAGCGTTCATTCAATCACTTAAACAGCAGGAAAGATAG
- the aroA gene encoding 3-phosphoshikimate 1-carboxyvinyltransferase, with the protein MNWLDLPLIPEVRGVIRLPGSKSISNRILLLSALAEGVTTISGLLHSDDTGQMLTALKTLGTHIKFSEEGDVEVTGCQGEFPVREARLFLGNAGTAFRPLTAVLALMHGHYYLAGVPRMHERPIEDLVDALRQIGASINYSGQAGFPPIEIHPASIQPCAMTIKGDISSQFLSGLLMALPLTGKSMVVTIDGLLISQPYVSLTLQQMSRFGVCVEHESWQRFSMAGEQVYRSPGNVQIEGDASSASYFLAAGAIAGGPVRVEGVGRASQQGDIRFVEALEKMGACVKMGDNWIECSSPRRSVTGKQLVAIDMDCNHIPDAAMTLATAALFAQGTTTLRNIGSWRVKETDRIAAMSAELSKLGAKIESGEDFIRITPPDGSPNAGAVINTYDDHRMAMSFSLISLGVPIRILDPDCVAKTFPEYFKQFEMLAHFDT; encoded by the coding sequence ATGAATTGGCTTGATCTTCCTTTAATCCCTGAAGTGCGCGGTGTAATTCGTTTGCCCGGTTCAAAAAGTATTTCCAATCGGATATTGCTGTTATCCGCTTTGGCTGAGGGTGTAACTACTATTTCAGGATTGTTGCATTCAGATGATACCGGTCAAATGTTGACTGCCTTGAAGACGCTGGGGACTCATATAAAATTTTCTGAAGAGGGTGATGTTGAGGTAACAGGTTGTCAGGGGGAGTTTCCGGTCAGGGAGGCCCGACTTTTTTTAGGTAATGCAGGCACGGCGTTTCGACCGTTGACAGCAGTGCTGGCGCTGATGCATGGACATTATTATTTAGCTGGTGTGCCACGGATGCATGAGCGTCCCATCGAAGATCTGGTGGATGCACTACGCCAAATTGGGGCTAGTATAAATTATTCGGGGCAAGCTGGTTTTCCGCCGATTGAAATTCATCCGGCAAGCATCCAGCCTTGTGCAATGACAATTAAAGGAGATATATCCAGCCAATTCCTCAGTGGTTTGCTCATGGCACTGCCGCTGACAGGGAAATCAATGGTGGTCACAATTGATGGCTTATTGATATCACAACCCTATGTTTCATTGACTTTGCAGCAAATGTCACGTTTTGGGGTGTGCGTCGAGCATGAATCCTGGCAGCGTTTTAGTATGGCTGGCGAGCAGGTCTACCGCAGCCCTGGCAATGTTCAGATTGAAGGAGATGCCTCTTCAGCATCTTATTTTCTCGCGGCGGGTGCAATTGCAGGCGGGCCCGTGCGTGTAGAGGGGGTGGGACGTGCGAGTCAACAGGGAGATATTCGTTTTGTTGAGGCTCTCGAAAAGATGGGGGCGTGTGTCAAAATGGGCGATAACTGGATTGAATGCAGCTCACCACGCCGGTCTGTTACCGGTAAGCAGCTGGTGGCGATCGATATGGATTGCAATCATATACCTGATGCGGCAATGACGTTGGCGACAGCGGCCCTGTTTGCGCAAGGGACCACCACGCTGAGAAATATTGGCAGCTGGCGGGTGAAAGAAACCGACCGAATTGCGGCAATGTCGGCTGAATTGAGTAAATTGGGTGCAAAAATTGAATCGGGCGAGGATTTTATACGCATTACTCCGCCTGATGGTTCCCCTAATGCGGGTGCTGTGATTAACACCTATGATGATCACCGCATGGCAATGAGTTTTTCGCTAATCTCGCTGGGTGTGCCAATACGTATCCTGGATCCTGATTGTGTAGCCAAAACCTTTCCAGAGTATTTTAAGCAATTTGAAATGCTGGCCCATTTCGATACCTGA
- a CDS encoding LapA family protein: MTRMLTTLLRLAIFFLLLSFAVKNSEMTAIHYYFGIEWELPMIVILFICFFAGSFCGYFSCLVQQLQNRK, encoded by the coding sequence ATGACACGCATGCTGACTACATTACTACGCTTGGCCATTTTCTTCCTGTTGCTCAGTTTTGCGGTAAAAAATTCGGAGATGACAGCGATACATTATTATTTCGGTATCGAGTGGGAATTACCCATGATTGTCATTTTATTTATCTGTTTTTTTGCTGGTAGCTTCTGCGGCTATTTTTCTTGTTTGGTACAACAATTACAGAACCGGAAATAA
- a CDS encoding DNA topoisomerase III produces the protein MSKKLIIAEKPSVANDIARALGNFTKENDYYESDEFVLSSAVGHLLELIVPEEYEVKRGKWSFDNLPVIPPHFDVAPIEKTAARLKLLSKLIKRKDVDTLINACDAGREGELIFRYIVQHANSRKSIKRLWLQSMTPAAIRDAFDHLLDDSEVLSLADAAVSRSESDWLVGINGTRVMTAFNSQEGGFHKTTVGRVQTPTLAILVEREEAIKKFIARDYWEIHATFATENGTYAGKWFDESFIKSKNEADSRADRVWELVRAEEIRDKCQGQSGLVSEESKPTKENCPLLYDLTSLQREANSRFGFSAKATLGLAQALYEKHKVLTYPRTDSRALPEDYQQTVKETLQTLVSSEYGQFAQHILTADWVKPNKRIFNNAKVSDHFAIIPTTFAAKKLNEAESKLYDLVVKRFLAIFYPAAEFLITTRITCVRDELFKTEGKVLIHAGWQAVYGKQDSSSQLDQEDKVAPVLMAVALDKPVIAEKVEVLANRTRPPARFNESTLLSAMEGAGKLVEDEELRAAMSNKGLGTPATRAAIIEGLIFENYVQRLGRELQPTAKAFSLITLLRGLKIPELTSPELTGDWESQLRQIEQGQLKREEFMAKIAAMTRHIVEQAKSHRGKTINGDFAALSTPCPRCGGKMQENYKKFQCQQCDFALWKILAGRQFEVEEMEALIATRAVGPLSGFRSKMGRLFNAMVRLNDDDEMKFDFGNEADQAQEEIDFSGQLSLGACPQCGHAVYEHKMFYVCEKAVGVEPACSFKTGKIILSRPIEPEQVVKLLQAGRTDLLNKFISKKSRPFSAYLVVVPGGKIGFEFEQKKNKEKAATPKSKSGKAAAS, from the coding sequence ATGAGCAAAAAACTGATTATCGCTGAGAAGCCGTCTGTCGCAAATGATATTGCACGAGCGCTCGGCAATTTTACTAAGGAAAACGACTATTACGAGAGTGATGAGTTCGTTTTGTCTTCTGCTGTCGGGCATTTGCTTGAATTGATTGTTCCCGAGGAATACGAAGTCAAGCGAGGCAAGTGGAGCTTTGATAATTTGCCTGTTATTCCACCACATTTTGATGTGGCGCCGATTGAGAAAACAGCTGCCCGTCTGAAGCTGTTAAGCAAGCTGATTAAACGCAAGGATGTGGATACGTTGATCAATGCCTGTGATGCGGGTCGAGAAGGTGAGCTCATTTTTCGCTATATCGTCCAGCATGCCAACAGCAGGAAATCTATTAAACGATTGTGGCTGCAATCGATGACCCCTGCCGCCATTCGTGATGCGTTTGATCATTTACTGGATGACAGCGAAGTTTTATCGCTGGCAGATGCTGCGGTTAGCCGTTCAGAGTCTGACTGGTTGGTTGGTATCAATGGTACTCGCGTGATGACCGCGTTTAACTCTCAGGAAGGGGGGTTTCATAAAACTACGGTTGGGCGGGTACAAACGCCTACACTGGCTATTCTGGTCGAGCGCGAAGAGGCCATCAAGAAATTTATCGCCAGAGATTACTGGGAGATTCACGCGACTTTTGCGACTGAAAATGGGACGTATGCCGGTAAATGGTTTGATGAGAGTTTTATCAAATCTAAAAATGAGGCTGATAGCAGGGCAGACCGGGTTTGGGAATTAGTCAGGGCTGAGGAAATTCGTGACAAATGCCAGGGGCAGTCTGGTCTGGTCTCGGAAGAGAGCAAACCGACCAAGGAGAACTGCCCGCTGCTTTATGATCTAACCAGTTTGCAGAGAGAAGCAAACAGCCGTTTCGGGTTTTCCGCTAAAGCAACGCTTGGACTCGCTCAGGCGCTCTACGAGAAGCATAAGGTTCTGACTTATCCGCGAACAGATTCGCGTGCATTACCCGAAGATTATCAACAGACTGTCAAAGAAACGCTGCAAACGTTGGTGTCATCGGAGTATGGCCAGTTTGCGCAGCATATTTTGACGGCGGACTGGGTTAAGCCCAACAAGCGGATTTTCAATAACGCCAAAGTATCTGACCATTTCGCCATTATTCCTACCACGTTTGCAGCAAAAAAACTCAACGAAGCTGAATCGAAACTTTATGATCTGGTTGTGAAACGCTTCCTGGCAATTTTTTATCCGGCGGCAGAATTCCTGATTACCACGCGGATTACCTGTGTGCGGGATGAGCTATTCAAGACCGAAGGTAAAGTGCTGATTCATGCTGGATGGCAAGCTGTCTATGGTAAACAGGATAGTAGCAGTCAACTTGATCAGGAAGATAAGGTTGCTCCCGTGTTGATGGCGGTGGCGCTGGATAAGCCTGTGATTGCTGAAAAAGTTGAGGTATTGGCTAATCGAACTCGACCACCTGCGCGATTTAATGAATCTACCCTGTTGTCAGCAATGGAAGGTGCAGGTAAATTGGTTGAGGATGAGGAGTTGCGTGCGGCGATGAGTAACAAGGGATTGGGTACGCCAGCAACACGCGCGGCGATTATTGAGGGTTTAATTTTTGAAAATTACGTGCAGCGACTAGGGCGAGAACTTCAGCCAACTGCCAAGGCGTTTTCATTGATTACTTTGCTGCGCGGATTAAAAATACCCGAATTGACATCACCGGAACTGACGGGTGACTGGGAATCTCAGTTACGTCAAATCGAACAAGGGCAGCTCAAGCGCGAGGAGTTCATGGCCAAGATTGCTGCCATGACTCGACATATCGTCGAGCAAGCTAAAAGCCATCGTGGTAAAACCATTAATGGTGATTTTGCTGCGCTCAGCACGCCTTGTCCGCGCTGTGGTGGAAAGATGCAGGAAAACTACAAAAAGTTTCAATGTCAGCAATGTGATTTTGCGTTATGGAAAATCCTGGCAGGGCGGCAATTTGAGGTAGAAGAAATGGAAGCTTTGATCGCGACGAGGGCGGTTGGTCCTTTATCTGGTTTTCGCAGCAAGATGGGTCGTCTATTCAATGCCATGGTCAGGCTGAATGATGATGACGAGATGAAATTCGATTTTGGTAATGAAGCAGATCAGGCGCAAGAAGAGATTGATTTTTCTGGACAGTTGTCTTTGGGCGCCTGTCCCCAGTGTGGACATGCAGTCTATGAGCATAAAATGTTTTATGTTTGTGAAAAGGCGGTAGGTGTGGAGCCTGCTTGCAGCTTTAAAACCGGTAAAATTATATTGAGTCGCCCGATAGAACCGGAGCAAGTGGTTAAGTTATTGCAGGCTGGAAGAACAGATTTGCTGAATAAGTTTATTTCAAAAAAAAGTCGTCCATTTTCGGCTTATCTGGTAGTAGTGCCTGGCGGTAAAATCGGGTTTGAATTTGAGCAGAAAAAAAACAAGGAGAAAGCAGCTACTCCCAAAAGTAAATCTGGAAAAGCTGCTGCCTCCTGA
- the pyrF gene encoding orotidine-5'-phosphate decarboxylase, translated as MGDPRIIVALDFPGQVEALEFARRLDRSLCRIKVGKELFTRAGPQLIEELMRLDFEIFLDLKFHDIPNTAASACAAAAALGVWMINVHALGGKKMLLSCREALHKKNIKLIAVTLLTSLQREDLDEIGLFGTPVQIVHRLALLAQQCELDGVVCSALEAAQLRSSGLTGGFLLVTPGIRLADGDRNDQVRVATPHQAIRNGADYLVIGRPITQAAEPLKILEKINREIYST; from the coding sequence GTGGGCGATCCTCGTATTATTGTGGCGCTTGATTTCCCTGGTCAGGTAGAAGCATTGGAATTTGCGAGACGATTGGATCGCAGCCTTTGTCGCATAAAAGTGGGGAAGGAACTGTTTACTCGTGCCGGCCCACAATTGATTGAGGAATTGATGCGACTGGACTTTGAGATATTTCTCGACTTAAAATTTCACGATATTCCCAATACAGCAGCCTCGGCGTGTGCAGCAGCAGCGGCGCTTGGTGTGTGGATGATTAACGTTCATGCACTGGGTGGCAAGAAGATGTTGTTATCCTGTCGCGAAGCCTTGCATAAAAAAAATATCAAACTGATCGCAGTTACGCTACTAACCAGTTTGCAGCGTGAAGATCTTGATGAGATTGGTTTATTTGGTACTCCGGTACAGATAGTCCATCGACTCGCTCTGTTAGCGCAGCAGTGCGAGCTTGACGGGGTAGTTTGCTCAGCGTTGGAAGCTGCGCAGTTGCGGTCGTCAGGCCTAACAGGAGGGTTTTTACTGGTTACTCCAGGGATTCGACTTGCCGACGGTGACCGGAATGATCAGGTTAGAGTCGCGACACCACATCAAGCAATACGAAATGGCGCTGATTACCTTGTAATCGGGCGTCCAATTACGCAGGCAGCCGAGCCGCTGAAAATCCTGGAAAAAATTAACCGGGAAATATATTCCACATAG
- a CDS encoding integration host factor subunit beta produces the protein MTKSQLVFRLAERFPQLLAKDAELIVKIMLDAMANSLSKGERIEIRGFGSFDLNFRPARIGRNPKSGEKVQVPAKYVPHFKAGKKMRELIDAIPSESKK, from the coding sequence ATGACAAAATCTCAACTGGTATTCAGGTTGGCTGAACGCTTTCCGCAGCTTTTGGCTAAAGATGCCGAATTAATCGTTAAAATTATGCTCGATGCGATGGCTAACAGTCTGTCTAAGGGGGAGCGTATCGAGATTCGAGGATTTGGCAGCTTTGATCTTAACTTCCGACCAGCACGCATTGGTCGGAACCCTAAGTCTGGAGAGAAAGTTCAGGTACCCGCAAAATATGTTCCACACTTCAAAGCTGGAAAAAAAATGCGTGAACTCATTGATGCGATTCCCAGCGAAAGTAAAAAGTAG
- a CDS encoding IS66 family insertion sequence element accessory protein TnpB has protein sequence MALQDDKQKHISNWQTSGLSQAAYCRALGLNAKTFGNWLRAHRRGRDDIKLPALIPVTIKPTAASVEVLQLRCRGTHVLELPLSVSPRWLGELLSCLG, from the coding sequence ATGGCATTACAGGATGATAAGCAAAAGCATATCAGCAACTGGCAAACGAGCGGTTTGTCGCAGGCAGCCTATTGCCGGGCGCTCGGGTTGAATGCGAAGACGTTTGGGAATTGGTTGCGCGCTCACCGGCGTGGGCGCGATGATATCAAGCTGCCAGCCTTGATTCCGGTTACGATCAAGCCGACAGCGGCGTCAGTGGAAGTATTGCAGCTTCGCTGTCGCGGTACGCATGTGCTGGAATTACCACTGAGCGTTTCCCCGCGATGGCTGGGAGAATTGCTGTCATGTCTGGGTTGA
- a CDS encoding (d)CMP kinase has protein sequence MNNLAVPVIAVDGPSASGKGTVARLVAQKLGFHYLDSGALYRLVALRALQDSISASDEVQLAEIARQINFSFEASLVWLDGRDVDDAIRAESCGEFASRIAHFPALRAALLQRQRDFCKLPGLVTDGRDMGSVVFPDATLKIYLTASVEERANRRHKQLKEKGINANMPNLLQMLRERDQRDSDRVSSPLKQQADAQLLDTSNLSIDEAVGQVLDSYAVAKSHARAHENPVT, from the coding sequence ATGAATAACTTAGCTGTTCCTGTTATCGCCGTCGATGGTCCTTCAGCTTCTGGCAAGGGAACTGTTGCTCGACTGGTGGCCCAAAAACTCGGATTTCACTATCTGGATAGTGGTGCACTATACAGGCTGGTAGCGCTGCGGGCTTTGCAAGACAGCATAAGTGCCAGCGATGAGGTGCAATTGGCAGAAATTGCGAGGCAGATTAATTTTTCTTTCGAGGCTTCCCTTGTCTGGCTGGATGGACGAGATGTTGACGATGCGATACGTGCCGAATCCTGTGGTGAATTTGCTTCCAGAATTGCCCATTTTCCAGCTTTGCGAGCCGCATTGCTGCAACGGCAGCGAGATTTCTGTAAATTACCGGGACTGGTTACGGATGGCCGCGACATGGGATCAGTAGTTTTTCCTGATGCAACGCTTAAAATCTATTTAACAGCAAGCGTTGAGGAGCGTGCAAACAGGCGTCATAAGCAGTTGAAGGAAAAAGGTATTAATGCTAACATGCCCAACTTGCTGCAAATGTTACGGGAGCGCGATCAGCGCGATAGTGATCGGGTATCGTCACCATTGAAGCAACAGGCAGATGCGCAACTACTCGATACATCCAATTTGTCAATAGATGAAGCAGTTGGGCAGGTGTTGGACAGCTATGCTGTAGCAAAATCACATGCCAGAGCGCATGAAAATCCAGTAACTTAG
- a CDS encoding DUF494 domain-containing protein produces the protein MFDILLYLFENYFEAGRCPDPATLTHKLTMAGFEDDEITLALDWLSGLSENDADRYPASLIESRSLRHFSAEEMEIIDIEGRGFILFLEQTGIINPLQRELLIERVIEMDGDHASLEKIKLVVLFDLWMQNRLSEHSIAEKLFVVSDSHSRH, from the coding sequence ATGTTCGATATTCTTTTGTATCTGTTTGAAAATTATTTTGAAGCCGGTCGTTGTCCCGATCCGGCCACATTAACTCATAAATTGACAATGGCTGGATTTGAAGACGATGAGATAACGCTTGCGCTCGACTGGCTTTCCGGACTCTCCGAAAATGATGCTGATCGCTACCCGGCCAGTCTGATCGAAAGTCGATCACTTCGCCATTTTTCAGCAGAAGAAATGGAGATTATCGATATCGAGGGGCGTGGGTTTATTCTGTTTCTTGAGCAGACGGGCATCATTAATCCGCTGCAACGTGAGCTGCTGATCGAGCGCGTCATCGAGATGGATGGCGACCATGCCAGTCTGGAAAAAATAAAACTGGTCGTTCTGTTTGATCTGTGGATGCAGAACCGGTTATCAGAGCACTCTATAGCGGAGAAACTTTTTGTAGTCAGTGATTCTCATTCACGGCATTGA
- the tnpB gene encoding IS66 family insertion sequence element accessory protein TnpB — protein sequence MSGLIAHAGKIWLAVDPVDMRRGMDGLSMIVQQVLGHPPCAGSAFIFCNRAGNRIKVLLWDGTGVWLCQRRLHQGRFVWPRQDAACVELALSQWEWLIAGVDWRRLSARPQWHFQV from the coding sequence ATGTCTGGGTTGATTGCGCACGCGGGTAAGATCTGGCTGGCGGTCGATCCGGTGGATATGCGTCGCGGCATGGATGGCTTATCGATGATTGTGCAGCAGGTATTGGGTCACCCGCCCTGCGCGGGTTCGGCGTTCATATTCTGCAATCGCGCGGGCAATCGCATCAAGGTCTTGCTGTGGGATGGCACGGGGGTGTGGTTATGTCAGCGCCGCCTGCATCAGGGGCGGTTTGTCTGGCCGAGGCAGGATGCGGCGTGTGTCGAGTTAGCGCTATCGCAGTGGGAATGGTTGATTGCCGGCGTAGACTGGCGGCGTTTATCGGCGCGGCCACAATGGCATTTTCAGGTGTAG